Proteins encoded by one window of Flavobacterium sp. N502540:
- a CDS encoding AraC family transcriptional regulator: MKKENLYEPFSVSFETLDVYPDVGDRHNFFELVYVLKGTGLQCINKNVFEYDEGHLFLLTPEDCHNFTIETKTNFFFLRFNDIYLKNSSLQNENIQRLEYILQNANHQPGCILKNVADKCLVKVMVEAIIREYEDKDVYNKELIQQLVNTLIIVVARNIAKYLPEQVNIGCEAKAMDILQYIQNNIYYPEKIKAESISDFFGISSTYLGRYFKKHANETMQQYISNYKTKLIEHRLQFSDKRINEIAYEFGFTDESHFNKFFKKQKGNSPSEFRKTIRISA, translated from the coding sequence ATGAAAAAAGAAAATTTATACGAACCGTTTAGTGTTTCTTTTGAGACTTTAGATGTATATCCGGATGTGGGAGATCGTCATAACTTTTTTGAATTGGTTTATGTTTTAAAAGGAACAGGCTTACAATGCATCAATAAAAATGTTTTTGAATACGATGAGGGACATTTATTTTTGCTGACACCCGAAGACTGTCATAATTTTACCATTGAGACCAAAACAAATTTTTTCTTTTTAAGATTTAATGATATTTATCTGAAAAACTCTAGTCTGCAGAACGAAAATATACAACGTTTAGAGTATATTCTACAAAATGCGAATCATCAACCGGGCTGTATTTTAAAAAATGTTGCCGATAAATGTTTGGTGAAAGTTATGGTAGAGGCAATTATTAGGGAGTATGAAGATAAAGATGTGTATAATAAAGAATTGATTCAGCAATTGGTAAACACCCTTATTATTGTAGTTGCCCGTAACATTGCGAAGTATTTGCCGGAACAAGTAAATATTGGGTGTGAGGCAAAAGCAATGGACATCTTGCAATACATTCAAAACAATATTTATTATCCTGAGAAAATCAAAGCAGAATCGATTAGTGACTTCTTCGGAATTTCAAGCACCTATTTAGGGCGCTATTTCAAGAAGCACGCAAACGAAACCATGCAGCAGTACATTAGTAATTATAAAACAAAATTGATTGAACATCGTTTGCAATTCAGTGATAAACGAATTAATGAAATAGCTTATGAATTTGGTTTTACAGATGAAAGCCATTTCAATAAATTCTTTAAGAAACAAAAAGGAAATAGCCCTTCTGAGTTTAGAAAAACAATCAGGATCAGTGCCTAA
- a CDS encoding NAD(P)H-dependent oxidoreductase → MKKIFIINGGQNFAHSGGKFNQTITDWTIEYLTTSNKYEVRTTHIQDEIDLEKEVEKFVWADLVIYHTPIWWFHVPNLFKKYIDDVFTEGHEKGIYKNDGRTRTNPDINYGTGGLLHGRKYMLTTSWNAPATAFTLPGEFFEETTVDEGVMFGFHKMNQFVGMEKLDGFHFHDVEKGATEENIGIFKQNYTNHLKQIFKTI, encoded by the coding sequence ATGAAGAAAATTTTTATTATCAACGGCGGGCAAAACTTTGCTCATTCAGGTGGAAAATTCAATCAAACCATTACGGACTGGACTATAGAATATTTAACGACCAGCAATAAATATGAAGTGAGAACAACTCATATTCAGGATGAAATCGATCTTGAAAAGGAAGTCGAAAAATTCGTATGGGCTGATTTAGTGATTTATCATACGCCAATCTGGTGGTTTCACGTTCCTAATCTTTTTAAGAAATATATTGACGATGTTTTTACTGAGGGTCATGAGAAAGGAATTTACAAAAATGATGGCAGAACAAGAACGAATCCTGATATTAATTATGGTACAGGCGGGCTTTTACATGGGCGAAAATACATGCTTACCACGAGCTGGAATGCTCCTGCAACGGCTTTCACACTTCCGGGAGAATTTTTTGAAGAAACTACTGTAGACGAAGGAGTTATGTTTGGTTTCCATAAAATGAATCAATTTGTAGGAATGGAAAAACTGGATGGTTTTCATTTTCATGATGTAGAAAAGGGGGCAACTGAAGAAAATATTGGTATCTTTAAACAAAACTATACCAACCATTTAAAACAAATCTTTAAAACTATATGA
- a CDS encoding putative quinol monooxygenase, with protein sequence MISITAILKSKPENTAQIKNMLNHLVTETRKEEACIRYDLHHSENVFIIWEEWKDQPGLDIHNNQQYLQDFIKQSEGLISSPIQVYKTVQIL encoded by the coding sequence ATGATTTCAATTACTGCTATTTTAAAAAGTAAACCGGAAAATACAGCTCAAATCAAAAACATGTTAAACCATTTGGTTACTGAAACCAGAAAAGAAGAGGCTTGTATTCGATATGATCTGCATCACAGCGAAAATGTTTTTATTATTTGGGAAGAATGGAAAGATCAGCCTGGCCTTGATATTCATAACAATCAGCAGTATCTGCAGGATTTTATTAAACAAAGTGAAGGTTTAATCTCCTCGCCCATTCAGGTTTACAAAACAGTACAAATATTATAA